Proteins encoded together in one Kutzneria kofuensis window:
- the panD gene encoding aspartate 1-decarboxylase — translation MHRTLMNAKIHRATVTQADLHYVGSLTIDAELMAAADIVEGEKVQVVDITNGARLETYAITGAPGSGVIGVNGAAAHLVHPGDLVIIITYAQVEESERPNHRPRVVHVDADNRQVHLGHDPAEPVPGAQAQLSGRR, via the coding sequence CGTCACCCAGGCCGACCTGCACTACGTCGGCTCCCTCACCATCGACGCCGAGCTGATGGCCGCCGCCGACATCGTCGAGGGGGAGAAGGTCCAGGTCGTCGACATCACCAACGGCGCCCGCCTGGAGACCTACGCCATCACCGGCGCCCCCGGCTCCGGCGTGATCGGCGTCAACGGGGCCGCCGCGCATCTCGTGCACCCCGGCGACCTGGTGATCATCATCACCTACGCCCAGGTCGAGGAGTCCGAGCGCCCGAACCACCGGCCTCGGGTGGTGCACGTGGACGCCGACAACCGCCAGGTCCACCTCGGCCACGACCCGGCCGAGCCGGTGCCCGGAGCACAGGCCCAGCTGTCGGGTCGGCGGTGA